One Mycteria americana isolate JAX WOST 10 ecotype Jacksonville Zoo and Gardens chromosome 21, USCA_MyAme_1.0, whole genome shotgun sequence genomic region harbors:
- the RLF gene encoding zinc finger protein Rlf — translation MRSVEASHVILAYAQWGRAQMADAEAEAAPRPEMQRLVAALRARLWQLQTELREQEVSEASSRAYCRGFCQTLLQYAGSRGASEHILPFLEVYRISIQSFANARPYLTTECEDVLLVLGRLVLSCFELLLSIPESELPHEVWLGFHQSIQDSHDALLEFGNNNLQILVDITREGVWKNPVLLKILSQQPVETEEANKLITREGPSFLQMRIKHLMKSNCIPQATFLSKLCADSPEIANVSSFRQAYITCVCSMLPNEDSIKEIAKVDCKEVLDIICNLESEGQENTAFILCTTYLTHQLQTANVYCSWELTLFWSKLQRRIDPSLDSFLERCRQFGIIAKTLQHLFFLIRVIQSEAEEAGLAVSVLLCVRALQIRSNGSDEMKTSVCKTIACLLPEDLEVRRACQLTEFLLEPTLSGFNVLEELYMQPDQKFDEENALVPNSLRCELLLALKAYWPFDPEFWDWKTLKRHCLKLLGKVASDSEDDASCNMSINETDMLETFFSDYDETKEHKYYDGKDTMNHPKEKARVKKPIGSSERYQRWLQYKFFCVLCKRECIEARILHHSKMHMEDGVYTCPVCTKKFKRKEFFVPHVMEHVKMPPSRTHRPKKKIILKKERSPQKTTASSSPPRAFQEKSHQPQLPENFESDTHEYVTFSQLENCQLQDRDIYPCPGTDCSRVFKQFKYLSVHLKAEHQNNDENAKHYLDMKNRREKCAFCRRHFMTSFHLREHERVHCGPQPYMCVSMDCYARFGSVNELLNHKQTHDDLRYKCELNGCNIVFSDLGQLYHHEAQHFRDASYTCNFFGCKKFYYSKTEFQNHLAVHNIEVSNGEVKQTLKLEESVSKDKCSYLPESQLLEQSENSILNDNLDPSGSQEIPQIKEEALSDSEDLDSESNCSLHCGDHSTDAAVNQGQVSPLLIETMAHNQSVPGFLMSQEGVFHPADVKQQCSNVAVCFDEKKLSCGFEGCCSTHKNSRSMQKHLRRVHPYNFKGKKNMEVKTKDFLDLLSDAQDSKSPTDVSTELGHNSDTNADSPESLYCTIDAKGSNGLKEETCPSSPETSFYDSSKESNIEDNMLELMLGLKHLSLKNSNIQNSSRHKPFLSSLQSYSSRDAKCPESVDETTSKFQLQEQQDNLPSQYLTQLAAKPFFCECQGCTCEFVTREALLMHYVKKHNYSKEMVLQLNMFQHRYSPFKCHICQRSFTRKTHLRIHYRNKHQIGCERVAHKVCSNEKFDHVSLCTDDMRKNSTVPTPVCATNVEFIEHSNHSEQLCHPKKEDCSSETDLESSEETDNNVTRKTSNIASLDSHREELEARQGRGSKRTVAKGNLCYILHKYHKPFHCIHKSCNSAFTNQKGLIRHYRTVHQYNKEQLCLEKDKARTKRELVKCKKIFACKYKECGKRFLCSKALAKHCSDFHNEHLEDQKLLSEAESARFACNQAQCPAVFYTFNKLKQHLIEEHANEEKLNKDFEIHCDLNGCDRIFTNYSHYSQHVYFRHSEYYDSLFGNQKEEEDNQDKDKSEQSYLKDSFDVSKQNGKQLKEKSKRISRSREKHLINFKTKEEALQMCKETSNQTQYPCMVQGCLSVVKLESSIVRHYKRTHQMTNMYIEQRIQKLVVCVKCGIMIEKQSCSEPALDLDKKGVKVKEDKSANPEYVQESEKPLVPNTDCDPQDVSNEDQKTCASSSVSFDASAFMYSGTLKYNHSSKNTCFEEHNIRETVMCKTEGFSENSERENSSYFSSLQLELPREKDPEGCQHSAVNQNVKRNVLCATKDKFQKPPVSKPFDLKTYKPMGFESSFLKFIQESEGKDDDDDDDFDEVVEWDSPEQLPVDKTLQKEGDGQGDIPVNNLVNDKNVIVTQNNHGQLTEIQPLLSESSSAPSLENLRAILDKALTDCGDLALKQLHYLRPVVVLERSKFSTPLIDLFPTKKADELCVGST, via the exons GAGTTGTTTTGAGCTACTGCTTTCAATTCCTGAAAGTGAATTGCCGCATGAGGTGTGGTTAGGATTCCATCAGTCCATACAG gATTCACATGATGCGTTACTGGAATTTGGGAATAACAACCTCCAAATATTGGTGGATATCACAAGGGAAGGAGTATGGAAAAATCCAGTTCTTCTTAAAATTCTATCCCAGCAACCAGTAGAAACTGAGGAAG ctaATAAATTGATTACACGAGAAGGGCCTTCCTTTCTGCAGATGCGAATAAAACATTTGATGAAGTCAAACTGCATCCCGCAAGCCACTTTCTTGTCAAAATTGTGTGCAGATTCTCCAGAAATTGCAAATGTTTCATCTTTTCGCCAAGCCTACATCACATGTGTGTGTTCTATGCTGCCTAATGAAGACTCCATTAAGGAG attgcAAAGGTGGATTGCAAAGAAGTACTGGACATCATATGTAATCTGGAATCTGAGGGACAAGAAAACACTGCATTTATTCTTTGTACAACATATCTTACTCATCAGCTTCAAACAGCAAATGTGTATTGCTCTTG GGAACTAACACTTTTCTGGAGCAAACTACAGAGAAGAATAGATCCTTCTTTAGATTCCTTTTTGGAGAGATGTCGTCAGTTTGGCATCATTGCCAAGACactacagcatttatttttcttgataagAGTCATACAATCAGAA gcagaaGAAGCAGGACTTGCTGTGTCTGTTTTGTTATGCGTGAGAGCCCTTCAGATCAGATCAAACGGAAGCGATGAAATGAAGACATCAGTATGTAAAACAATTGCATGCCTTTTACCAGAAGACCTTGAAGTTAGAAGAGCTTGTCAGCTCACAGAATTTTTACTTGAGCCAACTTTGAGTGGATTTAATGTGTTGGAAGAGCTTTATATGCAACCAGATCAAAAATTTGATGAAGAAAATGCACTGGTTCCAAATTCACTCCGTTGTGAGCTGCTGTTAGCTTTAAAAGCGTATTGGCCGTTTGATCCTGAATTTTGGGACTGGAAGACTTTAAAGCGACATTGCCTTAAACTGTTAGGGAAAGTAGCTTCTGATTCTGAGGATGATGCAAGTTGTAATATGTCAATCAATGAAACCGACATGTTAGAAACTTTCTTTAGTGACTATGATGAAACAAAAGAACATAAATACTATGATGGAAAAGACACGATGAACCACcctaaagaaaaagcaagagtaAAAAAACCAATTGGTTCTTCAGAAAGATACCAGAGATGGCTTCAATacaaatttttttgtgtgctctGCAAAAGGGAGTGTATAGAGGCTAGAATACTGCATCATTCTAAGATGCATATGGAAGATGGTGTTTATACGTGTCCAGTGTGTACAAAAAAGTTcaagagaaaggaattttttgtACCACACGTAATGGAACATGTTAAAATGCCACCTAGTAGAACACACAgacctaaaaagaaaataatactgaaaaaagaGAGATCCCCACAAAAGACAACAGCTTCCAGCAGCCCGCCTCGAGCGTTTCAGGAAAAGTCACATCAGCCACAGCTGCCTGAAAACTTTGAAAGTGACACACATGAATATGTCACATTTAGCCAACTGGAAAATTGCCAGCTACAAGACAGAGACATCTATCCATGTCCCGGAACGGATTGTTCTAGAgtatttaaacagtttaaatacTTAAGTGTACATCTGAAAGCTGAACATCAAAACAATGATGAGAATGCAAAACACTACTTGGATAtgaaaaacaggagagagaagtgtGCTTTCTGTCGCCGACACTTCATGACATCCTTTCATTTGCGGGAGCATGAACGCGTGCACTGTGGACCTCAGCCGTATATGTGTGTGTCAATGGATTGTTATGCTAGATTTGGGTCAGTTAATGAGCTTCTCAATCACAAACAAACACATGATGATCTTCGTTATAAATGTGAGCTAAATGGCTGTAATATTGTTTTTAGTGACTTAGGGCAACTTTACCATCACGAGGCACAGCACTTCAGAGATGCATCGTATACCTGCAACTTCTTTGGTTGTAAAAAGTTTTATTATTCaaaaactgaatttcagaatCACCTTGCAGTGCATAATATTGAAGTGTCAAATGGGGAAGTGAAGCAAACACTAAAACTTGAAGAGTCAGTTTCAAAAGACAAATGCAGTTACCTTCCAGAGTCTCAGCTGCTTGAACAATCTGAAAATTCCATTCTGAATGATAACTTGGATCCCTCAGGCTCTCAGGAAATACCACAGATTAAGGAAGAAGCTCTCTCTGACAGTGAAGATCTAGACAGTGAAAGTAATTGCAGTCTTCATTGTGGGGACCACAGCACAGATGCTGCAGTAAACCAAGGCCAGGTGTCTCCTCTACTGATTGAAACAATGGCTCACAATCAATCAGTTCCAGGTTTTCTCATGTCCCAGGAAGGAGTCTTCCATCCAGCAGATGTGAAACAACAGTGTTCTAATGTGGCAGTTTGCTTTgatgaaaaaaagctttcctgtggTTTTGAAGGCTGCTGTTCCACACACAAAAATTCCAGGAGTATGCAAAAACACCTTCGCAGGGTCCATCCATATAactttaaaggtaaaaaaaatatggagGTGAAAACTAAAGACTTTCTCGATCTGTTGAGTGATGCTCAGGACAGTAAATCTCCTACAGACGTTAGTACAGAGTTAGGTCATAATTCGGATACAAATGCTGACTCTCCAGAAAGCTTGTATTGTACTATAGATGCTAAAGGAAGCAATGGCCTGAAGGAAGAAACTTGTCCTTCTTCCCCAGAAACATCTTTTTATGACAGTTCTAAAGAATCAAATATTGAAGATAACATGTTGGAACTAATGTTAGGCTTGAAACATCTAAGCTTAAAAAATTCTAACATTCAGAATTCTTCAAGACACAAGCCTTTTTTGAGCTCTTTACAGTCCTATTCATCTAGGGATGCCAAGTGCCCTGAGTCAGTAGATGAAACTACCTCAAAATTTCAGCTTCAAGAGCAACAAGATAATTTACCCAGCCAGTACCTTACTCAACTGGCAGCTAAACCATTTTTCTGTGAATGTCAAGGATGTACATGTGAGTTTGTGACCAGAGAAGCTCTCTTAATGCATTATGTTAAAAAGCATAACTATTCAAAGGAAATGGTTCTTCAGTTAAATATGTTCCAGCATCGGTACTCACCATTTAAGTGTCATATTTGCCAAAGATCGTTTACAAGAAAAACACACCTTAGAATTCACTATAGAAACAAACATCAAATTGGCTGTGAGAGGGTAGCTCACAAGGTATGTTCTAATGAAAAATTTGATCATGTAAGTTTATGTACAGATGACATGCGTAAAAATAGCACTGTTCCAACACCTGTTTGTGCAACCAATGTTGAATTCATTGAACATTCAAACCACTCTGAACAGCTGTGTCATCCTAAAAAGGAAGACTGTAGTTCCGAGACAGATTTGGAGTCCAGTGAAGAGACAGACAATAATGTAACAAGAAAAACATCTAACATAGCTTCTCTGGACAGTCATAGGGAAGAACTGGAAGCAAGACagggaagaggaagcaaaagaaCAGTTGCCAAAGGAAACTTATGTTATATATTGCATAAGTACCACAAACCATTTCATTGTATACATAAAAGTTGCAACTCTGCATTTACCAACCAGAAAGGTTTGATTCGCCATTATAGAACTGTTCACCAGTATAATAAGGAACAGCTCTGCttagaaaaagacaaagcaagaacaaaaaggGAACTTgtcaaatgtaaaaaaatatttgcatgcaaataCAAAGAGTGTGGTAAGCGTTTTTTGTGTTCTAAAGCTCTTGCTAAGCATTGTAGTGACTTCCACAATGAACACTTAGAGGATCAAAAACTGCTTTCTGAAGCTGAATCTGCAAGATTTGCTTGTAACCAAGCCCAGTGCCCTGCTGTATTTTATACCTTTAATAAGCTTAAACAGCACCTAATAGAAGAACATgccaatgaagaaaaattaaacaaagatttTGAAATCCATTGTGACCTTAATGGCTGTGATCGAATTTTCACAAATTACAGTCACTACTCTCAACATGTATATTTCCGACATAGTGAATATTATGATAGTCTCTTTGGAAatcagaaagaggaggaagataaTCAAGATAAAGATAAAAGTGAACAAAGTTATTTGAAAGACAGTTTTGACGTAAGCAAGCAGAATGGgaagcagttaaaagaaaaatctaaaaggaTTAGCAGAAGTAGAGAAAAGCATTTgataaatttcaaaacaaaagaggaagCCCTACAAATGTGCAAAGAGACGTCTAACCAGACCCAGTACCCTTGCATGGTTCAGGGATGTTTGTCTGTTGTCAAATTGGAAAGCAGTATAGTGAGGCACTATAAGCGCACACATCAGATGACCAATATGTATATAGAGCAACGGATTCAGAAACTTGTTGTTTGTGTTAAATGTGGCATAATGATTGAAAAACAGTCCTGCTCCGAACCAGCTTTAGACTTGGATAAAAAAGGTGTAAAAGTTAAAGAGGATAAATCAGCTAATCCTGAGTATGTGCAGGAAAGTGAAAAACCTCTTGTTCCAAATACTGACTGTGATCCTCAAGATGTAAGCAATGAAGACCAAAAAACATGTGCATCGAGTAGCGTGAGTTTTGATGCGAGTGCCTTCATGTATTCAGGCACTTTAAAATATAACCACAGTTCAAAGAACACCTGTTTTGAAGAGCATAACATCAGGGAGACAGTTATGTGTAAAACTGAAGGTTTTTCTGAAAATAGCGAAAGAGAGAATAGCTCTTACTTCTCCAGTTTACAATTAGAGTTGCCAAGAGAGAAAGACCCAGAAGGATGTCAACATAGTGCAGTTAatcaaaatgtgaaaagaaatgtaCTTTGTGCTACAAAAGACAAATTTCAGAAGCCTCCAGTCTCCAAACCATTTGATTtaaagacatataaaccaatggGATTTgagtcttcatttttaaaatttattcaggAAAGTGAGGGAAAAGATGACGACGATGATGATGATTTTGATGAGGTAGTAGAATGGGACTCTCCTGAGCAGTTGCCAGTAGATAAAACCTTGCAAAAAGAGGGAGACGGTCAAGGGGATATACCAGTAAACAACTTAGTAAATGACAAAAATGTAATCGTAACCCAAAACAATCATGGGCAGCTAACGGAAATCCAGCCCTTGTTGTCAGAATCGTCATCTGCCCCTTCTTTAGAAAATTTGAGGGCGATCTTGGACAAGGCACTAACGGACTGTGGAGACCTTGCCTTAAAACAGCTTCATTACTTAAGACCAGTAGTTGTTCTTGAAAGATCCAAGTTTTCTACACCCCTCATAGACTTATTTCCAACAAAAAAGGCAGATGAGCTTTGTGTAGGAAGTACGTAA